A section of the Castanea sativa cultivar Marrone di Chiusa Pesio chromosome 12, ASM4071231v1 genome encodes:
- the LOC142619805 gene encoding ribosome-binding factor PSRP1, chloroplastic: protein MATLLSSLQPTLQLPNIPSSPSSSSPSSSSSSVSLLSLSTFSTKPTNSLTFTLSNYKSSFLSNLKPISLSPRKSHLGNNASLCVRMSWDGPLSSVKLIMQGKNLELTETVKKHVEEKVGKAIAKHSHLVREVDVRFSVRGGEFGKGPRIRRCEVTLYTKKHGVVRAEEDGETVFGSIDLVSSIIQRKLRKIKEKESDHGRHMKGFDRLKVREPTIQPMKENINDEEEGAISQEDDGEIIDEIVRTKYFDMPPLTVSEAIEQLENVDHAFYAFRNEETGEINIVYKRKAGGYGVIIPKEDSKADKLEPRVVEVEPTREPSLTD from the exons ATGGCTACTCTATTATCCTCCTTACAACCCACACTTCAGCTACCCAATATCCCATcttcaccatcatcatcatcaccatcatcttcttcttcttcagtctCTCTCCTCAGCCTCAGCACCTTCTCTACCAAGCCTACAAACTCACTAACTTTCACATTATCCAACTACAAATCCAGTTTCTTGAGCAACCTTAAACCCATTTCCCTCTCACCCAGAAAAAGCCATCTTGGCAATAATGCTTCACTCTGTGTCCGAATGTCCTGGGATGGTCCACTCTCTTCAGTGAAGTTGATTATGCAGGGCAAGAATTTGGAG TTAACTGAGACTGTCAAGAAGCATGTGGAAGAGAAGGTGGGGAAGGCAATTGCTAAGCACAGTCATTTGGTTAGGGAGGTGGATGTTAGGTTTTCAGTTCGGGGTGGAGAGTTTGGGAAAGGCCCAAGAATTCGGCGGTGTGAG GTTACATTGTATACGAAGAAGCATGGAGTGGTTCGAGCAGAGGAAGATGGTGAGACAGTCTTTGGGAGTATAGATTTGGTCTCATCAATAATACAAAGGAAGCTGAGGAAGATTAAAGAGAAGGAGTCCGATCATGGCCGGCACATGAAGGGGTTCGACAGATTGAAAGTTAGGGAGCCTACAATACAACCAATGAAGGAAAATATAAATGATGAAGAGGAAGGTGCCATTTCTCAAGAAGATGATGGAGAAATTATTGATGAG ATTGTTCGTACAAAATACTTTGATATGCCACCTTTGACTGTCTCTGAAGCAATTGAGCAACTGGAAAATGTTGATCATGCTTTCTATGCTTTCCGGAATGAAGAAACTG GTGAGATTAATATCGTGTACAAAAGAAAAGCTGGAGGATATGGTGTTATCATACCTAAAGAAGACAGTAAAGCTGACAAATTAGAGCCCAGGGTGGTGGAAGTGGAACCAACTAGAGAACCCTCCTTGACAGACTAG